From Bacteroidales bacterium, one genomic window encodes:
- a CDS encoding M3 family metallopeptidase, which produces MYKYKFIRIKTFLLAGFIAILLISCREKTTKMQEPPNPFFTEYDTPFQVPPFDQIKNEHFMPAFLEGMKQQKDEVDAIIKNLEAPTFKNTLEALEYSGSLLRKVSDVFYNLTSSNTSEELQEIAKQIAPLRAKHTDDINLNPQLFSRIKAVYDQRDSLGLTAEQYKLLENRYRDFVRGGANLKAEDQERFRRINEELSTLTLQFGDNLLNETNRYRLVIEDRKDLAGLPPSVIQAAADEAQAKGLQGKWVFTLDNPSRLPFLSYADDRELRKELFLAYSNKGNNGDSTDNKVIVSKIVALRIERAQILGYPSHAHFILEKNMAKEPAKVYELLDKLWLAALPVAKKEAEELQQMIQKEKGDFDLQPWDWWYYAEKVKKARYNFDEEVLRPYFRLDDVVSGVFMVANKLYGLQFTERPDLPTYHTDARAFEVTEANGDHVGVLYMDFFPRESKRSGAWMNNYRDQYRINGKNVSPVITVVTNFSKPTADQPSLLSFDDMSTLFHEFGHALHGLLSDCTYPSISGTSTPRDFVELPSQIMENWAAEPEVLNLFAKHYLTGEKIPEGLMRNLKKSQHFNQGFTTVEYLAASYLDMDWHSLTTNPQADVLRFEDNSMKQIGLIPEIISRYRSTYFQHIFSGGYSAGYYSYTWAQVLDSDAFEAFKQTALFDPATALAFRQNILEKGGTEDPMVLYKRFRGTEPSIEPLLKKKGML; this is translated from the coding sequence ATGTACAAATACAAGTTTATCCGCATCAAAACGTTCCTCCTGGCGGGGTTCATTGCCATCCTGCTGATCTCCTGCCGTGAAAAAACAACGAAAATGCAAGAACCCCCCAATCCATTTTTCACTGAGTATGACACCCCTTTTCAGGTACCTCCTTTTGATCAGATAAAGAATGAACATTTCATGCCTGCGTTCCTGGAAGGAATGAAGCAACAAAAGGATGAGGTGGATGCCATCATCAAAAACCTGGAAGCCCCGACATTTAAAAATACACTTGAGGCGCTGGAATACAGTGGTTCATTGCTCCGTAAGGTCAGCGACGTATTCTACAACCTTACATCTTCCAATACCAGTGAGGAATTGCAGGAGATAGCAAAACAGATCGCTCCGCTCCGGGCGAAGCACACCGACGATATCAACCTGAACCCGCAGCTGTTCAGCCGGATAAAGGCAGTCTATGACCAACGGGACAGCCTTGGCCTGACAGCTGAACAGTACAAGCTGCTGGAAAACAGGTACAGGGATTTCGTCAGGGGCGGTGCCAACCTGAAGGCGGAAGACCAGGAACGATTCCGCAGGATCAATGAAGAGCTATCCACCCTGACGCTGCAATTCGGGGATAACCTGCTGAATGAGACCAATCGTTACAGGCTGGTCATTGAAGACCGGAAAGATCTTGCCGGCCTCCCCCCCTCGGTGATCCAGGCAGCAGCGGATGAAGCTCAGGCCAAAGGTCTGCAGGGCAAATGGGTATTCACCCTCGACAATCCAAGCCGCCTGCCCTTCCTTTCATACGCAGATGACCGGGAACTCCGGAAGGAACTCTTCCTGGCATATAGTAACAAGGGAAATAACGGCGACAGCACCGATAACAAGGTCATCGTTTCCAAAATAGTGGCCCTGCGCATTGAACGTGCACAAATACTCGGCTATCCCTCCCACGCGCACTTTATTCTGGAAAAAAACATGGCGAAAGAGCCCGCGAAAGTCTATGAGCTGCTCGACAAACTCTGGCTGGCTGCCCTTCCCGTTGCCAAAAAAGAAGCAGAGGAACTTCAGCAGATGATCCAAAAAGAAAAAGGTGATTTTGACCTGCAACCGTGGGATTGGTGGTACTACGCCGAAAAGGTCAAAAAAGCCAGGTACAACTTCGACGAAGAAGTTCTGAGGCCTTACTTCAGGCTGGATGATGTCGTCAGCGGTGTCTTCATGGTTGCCAATAAGCTCTACGGATTGCAGTTCACTGAAAGGCCTGACCTGCCGACGTACCACACGGATGCCAGAGCCTTCGAGGTGACCGAAGCCAACGGTGATCATGTCGGGGTCCTGTACATGGATTTCTTTCCGCGTGAAAGCAAGCGATCCGGGGCCTGGATGAACAATTACCGGGACCAGTACCGGATCAACGGTAAAAATGTCTCTCCTGTCATCACTGTCGTTACCAACTTCTCCAAACCGACCGCCGATCAGCCTTCCCTGCTCAGCTTCGACGATATGAGCACCCTGTTCCACGAGTTCGGACACGCACTCCACGGATTGTTGTCCGACTGCACCTATCCCAGCATTTCAGGGACGTCTACACCGCGTGATTTCGTCGAGCTTCCATCCCAGATCATGGAAAACTGGGCTGCGGAACCTGAAGTACTGAACCTTTTTGCAAAACACTACCTGACAGGCGAAAAAATCCCGGAAGGACTGATGAGAAACCTGAAGAAAAGTCAGCATTTCAACCAGGGATTTACGACGGTGGAGTACCTTGCTGCCTCCTATCTTGATATGGACTGGCACTCTTTGACAACCAACCCCCAGGCCGACGTACTGAGGTTTGAGGACAACTCCATGAAACAAATCGGGCTCATACCCGAAATTATCAGCCGCTACCGCAGTACTTACTTCCAGCATATCTTCAGCGGCGGTTATTCTGCCGGTTATTACAGCTATACCTGGGCCCAGGTGCTCGACTCTGACGCCTTTGAGGCGTTTAAGCAAACCGCGCTGTTTGATCCGGCCACCGCTCTGGCTTTTCGGCAAAACATCCTGGAAAAAGGAGGGACAGAAGATCCAATGGTGCTTTACAAACGGTTCAGGGGTACTGAGCCATCCATTGAGCCCCTGCTAAAAAAGAAAGGGATGCTCTAA
- a CDS encoding glycosyltransferase family 39 protein: MRNSIAFGLLCLLLFISLFFWQDVVELLGEEPRRAVVALEMHLTGDYLVPKLNGMDYFNKPPLFNWLLASVFSFTGSYEEWAVRLPALLAWITLAVVNYFFVRRFMGKDVALLSSLFTLTAVDVYFYATLFSGEIDLFYSLIIYLQIITMFWFFLKDRLLLMFVLSYTLAGIGFLTKGLPSVAFQALTLLGMAVFYRKWKWLVTWQHLAGILFLLVPVGLYYVAYSHEADYQSYLINLVKEASQRTGLESKPSDFVVSVFKFPVDLIKLLLPWSVLAVFMFRKGFRRIILSNEFLKFVAVFLVFNIPVYWLTGELRNRYVYMFVPFFMIMIAYFYVHSREVMPVMARWTERIFGVPIILCPFIFLIPLFLPQTRILPLCWLKCTLLALSAAVCVYGYYLWWKDKRIYLVIFILVLLRIGINWFYLPAYQMNDAFVYYEKVADDIISLTGPEEIHFAGESQVVEPQLWIGRHRLAALRIIYPEYIPYQLSYYLERQNRRVLKFTDRPQPGTYCLGREAFFKDAACEELYRYADQRVKADILLVRILP; this comes from the coding sequence ATGCGAAATTCCATTGCCTTCGGACTGCTTTGCCTTTTATTGTTCATCAGCCTGTTTTTCTGGCAGGATGTGGTCGAATTGCTGGGTGAGGAGCCGAGGCGTGCAGTTGTTGCCCTTGAGATGCACCTTACGGGGGATTACCTGGTACCGAAACTGAATGGGATGGATTATTTCAACAAGCCCCCGCTGTTCAACTGGTTGCTGGCGTCTGTTTTTTCGTTCACCGGCAGTTATGAAGAATGGGCCGTTCGGTTGCCCGCACTTCTGGCATGGATCACCCTGGCGGTCGTCAATTACTTTTTTGTCCGCCGGTTTATGGGAAAAGATGTTGCCCTGCTTTCTTCTCTTTTCACCCTGACCGCTGTGGATGTTTATTTTTATGCGACTTTGTTTTCGGGTGAAATCGATCTGTTTTACAGCCTGATCATCTATTTGCAGATCATTACGATGTTCTGGTTCTTTTTGAAAGACAGACTTCTGTTGATGTTTGTCCTTTCGTACACCCTTGCCGGGATTGGATTTCTGACAAAGGGTCTTCCCTCCGTTGCGTTTCAGGCGCTGACTCTTTTAGGTATGGCCGTCTTTTACCGAAAATGGAAATGGCTCGTTACCTGGCAGCATCTGGCTGGCATTCTGTTCCTGCTTGTCCCTGTTGGCCTTTATTACGTTGCGTATTCCCATGAAGCTGATTATCAAAGTTATCTCATCAACCTTGTCAAGGAAGCATCCCAGCGCACGGGTCTTGAAAGCAAGCCAAGTGATTTCGTCGTAAGCGTCTTCAAATTTCCGGTGGACCTGATCAAATTACTGCTGCCCTGGTCGGTGCTGGCTGTGTTCATGTTCAGGAAAGGGTTTCGAAGGATCATCCTTTCCAATGAATTCCTGAAGTTCGTTGCTGTCTTTCTGGTTTTTAACATTCCCGTTTACTGGTTGACCGGGGAACTCCGGAACCGTTATGTCTATATGTTCGTTCCGTTCTTTATGATCATGATCGCCTATTTTTATGTACACTCCCGGGAGGTCATGCCGGTGATGGCACGCTGGACAGAGAGGATCTTCGGGGTGCCGATCATTCTGTGTCCCTTTATTTTTTTGATTCCCCTTTTTCTTCCTCAAACCAGAATCCTGCCTCTGTGCTGGTTAAAATGCACACTTCTTGCCCTGAGTGCAGCGGTGTGTGTTTACGGATATTACCTGTGGTGGAAGGATAAGAGGATCTATCTTGTTATTTTTATCCTTGTGTTGCTGCGGATCGGGATCAACTGGTTCTACTTACCTGCCTATCAAATGAATGACGCTTTTGTCTATTACGAAAAGGTGGCCGATGACATTATTTCCCTGACCGGACCTGAAGAGATCCATTTTGCGGGTGAGTCCCAGGTCGTGGAGCCGCAGCTTTGGATCGGACGACATCGTCTCGCTGCACTCCGCATCATTTATCCTGAATATATCCCTTACCAGCTCAGTTATTACCTGGAACGTCAGAACAGGCGGGTGCTGAAATTTACGGACCGCCCGCAGCCCGGGACCTACTGCCTTGGCAGGGAGGCTTTTTTTAAGGATGCGGCCTGTGAAGAGCTTTACAGATATGCCGATCAAAGAGTCAAAGCAGATATACTTCTGGTCAGGATCCTGCCTTAG
- a CDS encoding ubiquinone/menaquinone biosynthesis methyltransferase: protein MNQQEPASRPLQKMFNEVPRRYDLMNRLLTFRLDEHWRKKAARICLRDHPAHVVDLCTGTGDLACHLARNKEAATKVTALDFSEPMLEEARRKIARKKLSGVEVVSGDVSELPFQDQSIDAICIGFGFRNLTWKNHKRERYLSEIHRVLKQGGKFVIVETGQPENWIIRKFYHLYLYLFVNFIGARLSGNKKAYQYLATSAIHFYSPEEIKVLLKDTGFKIIIYNPLFLGAAALTIAYK, encoded by the coding sequence ATGAACCAACAAGAACCCGCGAGCCGTCCGCTTCAGAAGATGTTCAACGAGGTTCCCCGGCGCTACGACCTTATGAACCGTCTTCTCACGTTCCGGCTCGACGAGCACTGGAGAAAAAAAGCCGCCCGCATCTGCCTCCGGGACCACCCCGCCCATGTAGTCGATCTATGTACCGGTACTGGCGATCTGGCCTGCCACCTTGCCAGGAACAAAGAAGCAGCAACCAAAGTCACTGCCCTGGACTTCAGTGAACCCATGCTCGAAGAAGCACGCAGAAAGATCGCCAGGAAAAAACTCTCAGGTGTCGAGGTTGTATCGGGCGATGTCAGCGAACTTCCCTTTCAGGATCAATCGATCGATGCGATTTGCATCGGATTCGGATTCAGGAACCTGACCTGGAAGAATCATAAACGGGAACGTTACTTATCCGAAATTCACAGGGTACTGAAGCAGGGAGGAAAGTTTGTGATCGTTGAAACTGGTCAGCCTGAAAATTGGATCATAAGGAAATTTTATCACCTTTATTTATATCTCTTTGTCAATTTCATCGGTGCTCGGCTGAGCGGAAATAAAAAGGCCTATCAGTATCTGGCAACTTCGGCCATTCATTTTTATTCACCGGAGGAGATTAAAGTATTGCTTAAAGATACGGGATTTAAGATAATCATTTACAATCCATTATTTTTGGGAGCTGCTGCCCTGACCATAGCGTATAAGTAA
- a CDS encoding DoxX family membrane protein yields MKILSTIGRIIYSVIIILFGVFHFMNASSMASTMLSGWPYAEVLLYISGAALILGGIAILFKFFGRLAGILLAVLLLIFILAIHLPGVQAGNQMALSSLLKDAALLGAALSYAATMKK; encoded by the coding sequence ATGAAAATATTGTCTACCATCGGGAGAATCATCTACTCAGTTATTATCATCCTTTTTGGTGTGTTTCATTTCATGAATGCCTCCTCGATGGCATCGACAATGCTCAGCGGATGGCCTTATGCGGAGGTACTTTTATACATTTCGGGAGCGGCACTGATCCTGGGAGGTATTGCCATCCTGTTTAAATTCTTCGGTCGCCTTGCAGGAATCCTGCTGGCCGTTTTGTTGCTGATCTTCATCCTGGCCATTCATCTGCCTGGGGTTCAGGCCGGTAACCAAATGGCCCTGTCAAGTCTCCTGAAGGACGCTGCACTTCTTGGGGCAGCCCTCTCCTATGCAGCAACGATGAAGAAATAA
- a CDS encoding PrsW family glutamic-type intramembrane protease, with protein MKIAIALLPVLVFLLLLILMDCFKLVKIPHLVLCLVWGMLCAIGAYFINTFILNELNLERQEMTRYVGPLVEETLKMIMVILLIWKNRIGFMIDGAIYGFGVGAGFALVENIWYLLELNSQNLLLWMVRGLGTAIMHGGTTSVFAILVMQSFGRKQRSIFPYLYSWLIAILMHSFFNHFVMPPAAMMVFTLVIIALTEYFIFRSGERNLRRWLELEFDSEVKLMLMIRKGQFARTHAGEYMMFIKDRFAPMAVVDMLAYISLYLELSIKAKSKLMLQEAGIHVRKEESIDEKLTELKALEKNIGVTGLLAIAPVLRVSRRDLWKWSSLK; from the coding sequence ATGAAAATAGCGATCGCACTCTTGCCTGTTCTGGTCTTTCTCCTGTTGTTGATCTTAATGGATTGTTTCAAACTGGTTAAAATTCCACACCTGGTTCTTTGCCTGGTCTGGGGCATGCTTTGTGCCATCGGGGCCTATTTCATCAATACGTTCATCCTGAATGAGCTGAATCTTGAAAGACAGGAAATGACCCGGTATGTCGGGCCATTGGTGGAGGAAACGCTCAAGATGATCATGGTCATACTGTTGATCTGGAAAAACCGGATTGGTTTTATGATTGACGGAGCTATTTATGGTTTTGGTGTCGGAGCCGGTTTTGCCCTTGTTGAAAACATCTGGTACCTTCTGGAGCTGAACTCACAGAATCTGTTGCTCTGGATGGTCCGTGGTTTAGGCACTGCAATCATGCACGGGGGGACCACCTCAGTCTTTGCCATCCTTGTGATGCAGTCTTTCGGAAGGAAACAACGGTCCATTTTTCCTTACCTGTACAGCTGGCTGATCGCCATTTTAATGCATTCGTTTTTTAACCATTTTGTCATGCCTCCCGCTGCCATGATGGTTTTTACACTGGTTATCATCGCTTTGACGGAATACTTCATTTTCAGATCCGGTGAACGAAACCTGAGAAGGTGGCTGGAGCTGGAGTTCGACAGTGAGGTAAAGCTTATGCTGATGATTCGAAAGGGTCAGTTTGCCAGGACGCATGCCGGAGAATACATGATGTTCATCAAGGATCGCTTTGCCCCGATGGCTGTTGTGGATATGCTTGCCTATATTTCGCTTTACCTCGAACTGTCGATCAAGGCCAAAAGCAAGCTGATGCTGCAGGAAGCAGGCATACACGTTCGAAAGGAGGAATCCATTGATGAAAAACTGACTGAGTTGAAAGCCCTGGAAAAGAATATCGGGGTGACAGGCCTGCTGGCCATTGCTCCTGTTTTACGTGTGTCGCGCCGCGACCTGTGGAAATGGTCCTCCCTGAAATAA